The region TCAATAGATCCTATTAGAGATATTGAAACGATAAATCTTGAATTAGTCTTTTCAGACCTAGAAATATTAGATAGAAGAATAGCCAAAACAACAAAATCTCTAAAAGGAGATAAATCTCTTATTAAAGAAATTAATGTCTTAAAAAAATTAAAAGAAGAATTAGAAGAAGGAAAATCAGCAAGAGCGGTTGAATTTAATTCCGATGAAGATGTGAAATTTGTAGAATCATTAAATCTACTTACATATAAACCAGTAATCTATGCTACAAATGTTGCTGAAGAGGATCTTGTGGATGATGGAGCAAGCAATAATTATGTACAAACTGTAAGGGATTTTGCCAAAAAAGAAACTTCTGAAGCCTTTGTCATATGTGCTAAAATAGAAGAAGAGATTTCAGAACTGGATGATGACGAAAGAGCAATGTTTTTAGAAGATCTTGGAATTAAAGATGCAGGACTTGAAAAATTAATAAAAGCAAGTTATAGTTTACTTGGTCTTATCAGTTTCCTTACTGCAGGTGAAAAAGAAACTAGAGCATGGACAATAACTAAGGGCACAAAAGCTCCAGGTGCCGCAGGAAAAATCCATACTGATTTCGAAAAAGGTTTTATCCGTGCAGAAGTAGTTAAATATGATGACCTAATAAACACAGGCAATTACACTTCAGCAAAAGAAAAAGGATTAGTTCGTCTTGAAGGTAAAGATTATATAGTTCAAGACGGTGATATAATGTTGTTCAGATTCAATGTATAGGTATATTATGTTTTGTTCATAATATAAAAAAAGTCAATGTCTCCTAACAAAATGTTAGAAGGCGAAGATAAAACCAATCTTAAGAAAATCTTAAGAAATAATTAATGAAATGCAAAGTTAATAAACATCCATAATTGATATATTAAAAGTGTGAGACTTAATAATTATTTTGATCAAACTAGATTATTATTTCAAATCAAAAAAAGATTGAAGGTAGATAAAATGCATGTTAACGATAAAAAACAAGAAGTAGTAACAATAGATAATGTTAATTATAGTAGATTTGCTATAAAAACACATGTTGTTACTAATAAAGATAATTTATTTGATGTAATTAAAGAATATACTGTAGATAATTATCAGAAAAATGATTTGCTCTTTGTCTCGGAAAAAATGGTTGCATGTACCCAAAATCGTGCCATCCCTATTAAAGATATAAAACCTAGAAGATTAGCAAGGATTTTATCTAAATTTGTAACTAAAACTTCTAGTGGTATTGGTTTGGGAATGCCAGAAACAATGGAAATGGCTTTCAGAGAAACCAGTACCTTAAGAATTCTATTTGCATGTGTAGCTAGTGTAATAGGTAAAATTTTTAGAAAAAAAGGTTGGTTTTACAAAGTTGCTGGAGAAAAAGCAAGAGGGATAGATGGACCATGTCATTATACTTTACCACCTTACAATCAATATGTAGTTCTAATTCCAAACAGTCCTCAAAAAATATGTGAGGAAATATCCAAGAAATTTGGAATTATTGTTTCTATAATTGATTGTAATGATCTTGGAATAGATATTTTGGGACTATCAAGCAACGACTTATATACAGAAGATATGTTGTGCAAAATCTTAAAAGACAACCCTTTGGGGCAGTCCAGCGAACAAACTCCAATGGGGATCATACGAAAGAAACCCATTACAGAAGAAAAAGTTGGTTAATTAAAATTTTTCATACATTATACAAGCCTTCTTGTATTAATACAAGAAGGCTTAAATTATATAATCAATTATTTATTTTTATATTTCAAAACTTTATATTATATTTCTACAACTTCATTTTTACTGGCTTTTAGTCCAAAACAAATTAGTAAAATTATACATACTATTAATAATATAATTGGAACAGTAAATG is a window of Vallitalea longa DNA encoding:
- the ychF gene encoding redox-regulated ATPase YchF — protein: MKLGIVGLPNVGKSTLFNSLTKAGAESANYPFCTIDPNIGIVTVPDRRLDVLTDLYSSKKTIPAVIEFVDIAGLVKGASKGEGLGNKFLSNIREVDAIVHVVRCFEDTNVVHVDGSIDPIRDIETINLELVFSDLEILDRRIAKTTKSLKGDKSLIKEINVLKKLKEELEEGKSARAVEFNSDEDVKFVESLNLLTYKPVIYATNVAEEDLVDDGASNNYVQTVRDFAKKETSEAFVICAKIEEEISELDDDERAMFLEDLGIKDAGLEKLIKASYSLLGLISFLTAGEKETRAWTITKGTKAPGAAGKIHTDFEKGFIRAEVVKYDDLINTGNYTSAKEKGLVRLEGKDYIVQDGDIMLFRFNV
- a CDS encoding coenzyme F420-0:L-glutamate ligase, whose product is MHVNDKKQEVVTIDNVNYSRFAIKTHVVTNKDNLFDVIKEYTVDNYQKNDLLFVSEKMVACTQNRAIPIKDIKPRRLARILSKFVTKTSSGIGLGMPETMEMAFRETSTLRILFACVASVIGKIFRKKGWFYKVAGEKARGIDGPCHYTLPPYNQYVVLIPNSPQKICEEISKKFGIIVSIIDCNDLGIDILGLSSNDLYTEDMLCKILKDNPLGQSSEQTPMGIIRKKPITEEKVG